From Calliphora vicina chromosome 3, idCalVici1.1, whole genome shotgun sequence:
AATGGTTTAATGTGGCCAAAGGTTGGGGTTTTATAACACCCAACAATGGTGGTCCCGAAGTGTTTGTCCATCAGGTAcgtaaaatacacacatttgtatataaatggTTAATGTTTAATCCAAACTTTATTTACCCTTAGAGTGTTATACAAATGATCGGATTTCGATCGTTGGCAGAACAAGAAGATGTTGAATATGAATGTCACATGACAAAAAGAGGACTTGAGGCCACACGAGTTTCTGGTAGACAAGGTGAGTTTAACTAAACATACTTTCAATATATGATGACacttatttcttttatatttaaaggaaatgaTTGTCATGGCAGCACTTTTCGGCCGCGCTTCAAAAAAAGTAATCGCCGTTTACGCTGCTACAATTGTGGTAAATTTGCTAACCATCTGGCTTCGAAATGCAAATTAGAACCGCAGCCTAAACGTTGTCATTTGTGTCAACAGGAGGATCACTTGTTTGCTACATGTCCCTCCTCAAAACAAGTATGTTTAATGGGAGATTTGTATCTCCTTTGAACATCTTATTA
This genomic window contains:
- the lin-28 gene encoding protein lin-28 homolog translates to MINTNSKATSMENDSGNQSPVQSTNSHDDNTFESGTIGSLTSLSIDPQEIEGVHYGKCKWFNVAKGWGFITPNNGGPEVFVHQSVIQMIGFRSLAEQEDVEYECHMTKRGLEATRVSGRQGNDCHGSTFRPRFKKSNRRLRCYNCGKFANHLASKCKLEPQPKRCHLCQQEDHLFATCPSSKQNSRNDSQPHTTNDEHSFASEHDINNLPDLTDESR